AAACTAATCCTCAGTCTGAAAGTGAACGAGAGAAATAGAGAGTACGTGACACAGAACAGAAAAAAGAACACACACATGTTattgaaacaacaacaacatattATATCTGAATAATATATTTAACGATTTATATTACaacaaaagtataaaaaaatattcaaaatgcatTTGTAATGTAGAGAAAAGCGTCCTATAGACTAGTCCTCAGCAATTCGATACCCTCGAGTTGAACCCACAGGTAACCCATTTCGTCTTTCGGGGACACCACGTCGTAGATAGGGACTTCAATCGTGGCAATACTCTCGAGCGGGCACCTCTGAATTTCCTGCCTTAGTCGAAACGATGCAAACCCAATATCGGTACAATTCTGCACCTGTAGATGCTCGTGGACGATCGAAAATCGAACCTTATCCTTCCCGTTGGGCTCCAACATCCGGCGCAGCAGTTCCCGCCTACGCGTGTACCTCGGTTCGTTCAGTTTGAATATGATCCTGTGGTCGAACATGAAATCCGGGCCCGGTATTTCCCGCATGCCTCCCTCGCCGAGCAGATCGGCCGTGCTCGTTTCCATCTGGTAGGAGCCGCTTTCGTCCAGGAATTGCAGCTCCACGTAAAAGTGCTGCACCTTGCGCTCCAACAGCCGGGCCATCGTTGCCGGGTGCCAGTGGACCGATTTGATCGTTAGGGCGATGTAATCCGTCGGGTGAACCAAATCCTGATTTGGGTTTATTTGAACTCATTAGTAGATGATCACGAGTTCAGAAGTtagaaatggacaaaaaaataCCTTGGAGTATTTGCGAATCCTGTGGTGCTCCTCGTGTAGTGAGGCATACTCGTTATGCGTGTCCAGATCTTCAGTCttgtattcttaaaaaaaagagtcTTATTCCAGCTGAATGTTGATAATTGTTTCAGAGGTTGCTAGCTTACCGCCTTCGAATACCGAAGAGATGGCCGACCGGGGCATCTGCTGATGGAACCATTCCGTATCGTCCTTGAACGAAATCCGCCTCCGATCGCCGCTGGAAGACGTCACCGAATTACCCGAAGCCCAGGAATCTCTGCGTCTGCTGCTTCCGGCAGTACTCGCATCGTTGGAGTGGATTCTTTtctggaaaatataaaaaaaacaccttagATGTTGCAACCAAAATAGTGAACTAAACGTCGTCAAACCGTAATAGCGTTAGCCAGCAGCAGCGACACGTTGTGATCCCGGGATGATTCAGGCTCCTGTAGAAAGTTCCTCGCTAGGATCGAAAACCTCGGTAGTATGTGACTGATGCGAACTTGTCTTGGTGGGAGTACTTCTTCGTGTTCCAAAGAAATCGACGGTTTCTGCAgagacaaaaaatcaaatatcaacCTGAACGAATCCCGTACACTTGAGGATTAGATCTCGAAACTATACCCTACCTCACTGACGACTCTGCCCCTCGAGGAACGGGCTGAACGCGAAATCCTCATATCTTTTATTGTTTGTGAAATATCTGTGTACGTTGACGACATTTTGGAAACGCTGGGAATCACCAACGGAATGTAAAACGCTTCCCCCTGTAGGTTATCTTCTCCGTCGTCTTCGATGAGCTGTTCCGATTCCGGTGCTTCCTCCTCGAATTCCAATATTTTATGTTGGTGGGATGCTCTTGAGCTCGGAAAAAATCTCTCTTGAATAGGTACCGTTTGAACCTCACTGTCAGCTCGATCTACCTGTGGATAAAAAAGttacattttatcaatttacctCTAAATTTCCCTAGAAATCTCTAACATGTGTTTTAACAGGTGAGCTCTCTTCAACAGCTGCTAACGTTTGTACTTCACAGTCAGCTTGTTCTACCTATGAgtttagaaatgaaattgaaaaataaatcattaaaatcgaaaatcactaggaaaaagaagaaaagcaACATACGGTACGTTTTCCAGAAATCAGTTCTTCCAGCGGTAACGTTTGTACTGCACAGACAGATTGTAATACCTACGAAGTAAGGAAtgacattaaattttaaaattccccACTCAAATATTAAAAGCAACTTACACGCCTTTTTTCGGCAATTTTCTCTTCAACCGGCAATGTTTGAACCTCGCGTTCTGCTTGTTCCAcctatttaaagttttgaagaaaagattACTTGGTATTATTGTGCAAGTCACGTgaaaaaaacttcagaaaagAAACGTCATAGTTTAGATGATCTCCAAGGATCGATCTGAGCCAAAATTTCAAGCCTTGAGGGATTACTAGAGTTAGCACAATCAGGTGAAAATTTCTCAAGTCACCTCAAGTGATTGGCAGAATAAGCTTTACAATACCTATTGTACTTTCACACTACTAATTGTACTTTCATAACTAAATTCCTAAAAGTTTACATTCAATAACCTACGAAAATCTACCATGTTAAAAAAAGAACTTACGAGGCGTGTCTCATGAAGCTTCTCTTCAACTGGTATCGTTTGCACCTCACATTCAGCTCGCTCTACCTAAGGATTGGAAAAAAGTTCATACTGTGTTTAGTGAtcggtgaagttttttttatcagaaaagtCTAAAGCAACTTACaggaatttttgaaagaaagtttttttatgCTATGTACAGAACTGCAGActatagagaaaaaaacagttttgaaaataaactagctgatcccatacgaactccgttttgctttcaacttggaatatatcataaacagtttgtatgaatagCCAAtcgccaagcattttccagttGCAATTCCGATTGCATATTTAAGCAATAATTGCAATAATGTTGAACACGTTTTATGTGCGTTCGATTTTTCTGTCGTTtactactaaatttgaaatcaggaatccaTTGAACGTGCCAAAACACCCccgtttatgaattttcgtttcgatgcgatacaaactcacgtgattattggaaagcaaatttgacagttaataatccctttttttgtcgtttgatacaaatattgaatcagaaatcaattgactcGGTTTTCCGAGCTTTGAtccctgaaatcgattgcccttccttcaaaactcccgtgtgctaATTTTCAAACCGATTCATTGCattataacgtcaatatcgcaaaaaaaaaacagtgaatagaTAATATGGACGTCCTCTTTGGCAGACCCCTGATCCAAAATTGTATAATTtgaatcaattgttcgtccttaataatttctatgtacaaattttcatctcaatccgatgcataataacgtcaatatcacaaaaaaattacaaaagtaatatggatgaccccttttccGGTTccttacaaaaaattttatacctgAAATCTTTTGCACATCGTTCAAAATtgtcgtgtaccaattttcatcttaatctgatgtataataacgtcaatatcgcaaataTAGCGAACAGTTAAAATGGGGGGTCGTCCCTGACTGACTTGccccttattcaaaatttaataccggcaatcgattgcGTGTCCTTCAAAATATCCGAACGCAAATTTTCTTCTtaatccgatgaataataacgccaaattcacataaatattgaaaagttgatatggacgaccccttttgccgaccccttacactgaattcgatacctggaatcgattgcctGTCATTCGAAACtcttgtgtaccaattttcatctgaatccgatgtataatgacGCCAGTATcacaaaaatagcgaacagtgaatatggacgacccctttggctggccccttacacaaaatttgatatcggcaatcgattgctcgtctctaaaaccatccgagcgcaaatttttttttcccaatcCGATGAacactaacgtcaatatcactaaaatattaaaaagttgatatggacgaccccttttgtcgacccctgacccaaaattcaatacctgaaatcgatctcccatctctcaaaacccccatgtgcagattttcatcacgatccgacaaaaaataacgtgataaacgcgaaaacaatatttgtcttgtatggacgacccccttcagaaggggtcatctgaaaatctgaaaacatttttcatcattcctggtcctaatgagcgtacatgccaaatttcagctctctagctcttaagacggctgagtctatagaggacaaacaaacaaacaaacatacagaaattgctttttatataggtactagcagacccggtaaacttcgtcttacccaaaggactgaagcaactgtcaaatcacatacaaacggaccgtaccgactttttggaaccacaacgtcagttcccctttgatttcaatggcattttggcaccaaaacgtcagtgcggtactgaaatgtcagttcggaaatttccttctctttcagccccttggtcttaccatgttcaacttggcgtccattttccattttcctaGTTTCTTTATATTTCCCTTCTTTCcttttactcgaatcgtcccgcttaattctatctAAATTgaacctaagaattttaactcaacgaatcttttgaaatccaatttttgtaacttgttccataaataactgtatgctgataataagtctgtttaattctgtattccatttagtagatttattccgttttgttcgagttcacattaaggtttaaaccgaaataaaagtttctcatttattggaatatattgctcatgaatctttttaaaatagaattttgaataacgggactatttttggagtatttgccgtatattttgcctaacgcagcgttTTCAgttcccaattagctttggatggtgtattttttagagctgaagaaatgaaacatataagagaagattttttactaaccattttcaaacagctttttaattcaccatcctcatgcttcaaagcagtttgaattaaaatccatattttcaccaaaatcatttccaaaaagtttcgcctgatacttgAGTTCTAGACTTtgcacatttcaacttaaaatgttcccaaacagcacttgtcatggcattaaatctgacgattttgtatactgcaaattccttttttttattcaagcaaaaaatgcaaattaattcctttgaactttaacccagtgaatcaaagaaacgattggttttgaaaagaggaaaacatatgttaagatatattcacccattattttaaagattctaattgAAGCAGTGGGATGttctgatttgaaaatttcctgaacagattttttaaaaatttaatacatcgaaaagaaataatctgttcaggcttcgatggtttcatgagttcatttcaaaaatgaaacaccggggcaaaagcaactttcatattttctgaaaaaaataatgttttcaaaaaaaatataagttatgttaacaaaaagaaatgttgaagtatacatttgtcccatttattgggcaAGTGATAACACATAgatctttttcagatgcgtcagtgaaaagactttaaaatgaatttaatacttgttcttgtttgtcagttttatcagctttcattgatatatcctaagtttttctctggaataaattaatgctcgatacttcaatttcactgaatgctgttcaaccaaaagaccttgatttacaaaaacctttataataattttgaatatccgcttcagattcaacactcggtataccctttctggccattttggagataaattCTTGAATTGTAAATGTTTCATTGCTAAATGGCGCATTTTAACTTATTCTACCTAAGAAATTTCAGTAATTAATATTACTCTTAACACTATCAAGTCATAtcaaaagttcatcataaaaatctgctgccgctggaatatcaatcacaaaaaaaaacttttcaacaaaaaagtgaatcgaaagtctcttctatgtagccaaaatatgtaaaacaaaaacatacttttcatgttaagtttgcacttgaattgtgtgtaaacaaacagtttacgtgtaacagttttttgatgattgattaaaaaaagagttgagtttatttaatcagattgtttatttgggcccaacagttttgagatgaagaaataatgtatacattttttgtaaaaatttaaagttttcacttGCTCTTGTCTACTgtctaaattgaaaattcttccggaaaataaatatcctcactttttgttattgaaaagtagattattttattcataacttcaacttacgtttgcaaaaaatcgaaaagttcATTCgacctttaaaaacttcaatcctatcttatctatttcaaagaacagactcttgttcagttaatgtgtcttgtgttctaggcgttttggattatacgaaattgaatgtaaagcttcccaatttcttattttgtaacgtccgcaaagtgtcattatttcaaatttatcattaccaaattcatattttctggACAACAGTTTACTACtgaaattaacacgaattacaaatggttttaatatttgaaatcgcttatatggttttgattcgatcgataaaatatcaatccgtgtcacatctaggcgtcatttattaccatgtgctgtgtataAATAAGCatggaaaaaaacacatctaggttgcatatcgcccccacgaaATATaggtagggttagttgccctactttggacccattaagcggtgatttttaaataatcatgtttttctcattaATGGTTGGGaggtttatatttttcagaaaacttaTTCATAGTTCATGAACTTATCTGcatgtttcaatgaaaattttcaactgagGTTTCGCCGTTaatgaaagatttgcaaagatatggatgatcagAATTTCCAACTTAGAACCTACTTTTCCAATTTTAGTACTGAACTGGTACCTTGgttggacctagaactaaagCATACAatgaaaagtatgatttttcgaaaataaataaacaaattaattaaaaatgttatatttaatcaaatattatcataaaaaagtattacagctttttaaccaTCAAAAGCACTTGAATTTCTATTATGAATATCTCATACACTTCcactccccgtcagctctatcagcagaacaacagcttaaactattttgtttatattttcttatagTTAATTTGCTTTAAGctgacaaaaatgttgaaaagctcaatatttgttctgaattatgcctcaattcaaaattcgcagctttgttgatttgttggtgtTAAAAAAAGTCTTGATaatgtcaggtctaaaaatggaacatcaaagtcaaaagTTTCCTATTTTTCGACCCCTTAccaattttccgagttttccatttattttctttaattataggaaaaa
This sequence is a window from Uranotaenia lowii strain MFRU-FL chromosome 3, ASM2978415v1, whole genome shotgun sequence. Protein-coding genes within it:
- the LOC129757391 gene encoding coiled-coil domain-containing protein 39-like isoform X2 gives rise to the protein MEPSSSWNAGRRSTASNQGISPYAENYRPQIASSQRHLIIHRQVVAKLSRKELEDKYINMCDENFCIKKNFHEQSEQVKKLKAKLQRLSTETGRSLPGSNFSKIFDLESQRLELRDKLESLRINHERKLTQAQPIGGFQKRPFPQNRATSAPHQHQQQHQHRQRQETKKKDRPTTSGSSKNMAKDKNYDEDRDVVSYSEDDEEDEEPDQEQPEPGTSAKAPVTKSCSTCDVMKLERVALDADLVKLEMEVNFLQKEIQNEKEKNSLIAKQMEEKVSFEVMKRNAAENIEIRNLTKTVEDLTKQLQDRQSEDQKATEEDDEKRAHLEERIRNEKDNNEKLFEEVQRGKRIIDEMKQQMSEIEIERDFLQRQQENFTKLLDENKLLRFQLDEVRAHGDELSLQLENVQEAEVVAKAAQQQLLERLKALQADNDQLLVSLEGLRSENGSLMEERNILEDCYKTLQVQFQKDARFTAVERAECEVQTIPVEEKLHETRLVEQAEREVQTLPVEEKIAEKRRVLQSVCAVQTLPLEELISGKRTVEQADCEVQTLAAVEESSPVKTHVDRADSEVQTVPIQERFFPSSRASHQHKILEFEEEAPESEQLIEDDGEDNLQGEAFYIPLVIPSVSKMSSTYTDISQTIKDMRISRSARSSRGRVVSEKPSISLEHEEVLPPRQVRISHILPRFSILARNFLQEPESSRDHNVSLLLANAITKRIHSNDASTAGSSRRRDSWASGNSVTSSSGDRRRISFKDDTEWFHQQMPRSAISSVFEGEYKTEDLDTHNEYASLHEEHHRIRKYSKDLVHPTDYIALTIKSVHWHPATMARLLERKVQHFYVELQFLDESGSYQMETSTADLLGEGGMREIPGPDFMFDHRIIFKLNEPRYTRRRELLRRMLEPNGKDKVRFSIVHEHLQVQNCTDIGFASFRLRQEIQRCPLESIATIEVPIYDVVSPKDEMGYLWVQLEGIELLRTSL